A single Corynebacterium stationis DNA region contains:
- a CDS encoding DEAD/DEAH box helicase, whose translation MTTFADLGLPRPIVSVLSKQGITSPFPIQEAALPDALAGKDILGRGPTGSGKTFTFGLPIIARLAGSGASKPARPRALILAPTRELAIQIQERLDEPANSMGLRVLAVVGGVNINHHIRQLARPVDILVATPGRAQDLVNQKKLSLSDVRLTALDEADQMADMGFLPQVKKLLDLTPRDAQRLLFSATLDGDVNKLVDRFMHNPVTHSTAPVQAAVDTMKHYLFYVGEREDRNKVVIRIGARDGKTIMFMRTKHGVDRQAKKLRRAGISAMGLHGDKGQNTRSTTLQGFADGSVSVLVATDIAARGIDVHDVSLVVHVDPPAEHKAYLHRAGRTARAGESGTVVTLVMNEQRDEVAKLIDKAGVDAQTVDISTDASPAYNRTLAQITGAQAATGIPVPEPGAQPAKKPAAPNKQTRQTQANKRSSSSRNGQKRGRGASTSNKPSRSTNSRRRSQ comes from the coding sequence ATGACTACTTTTGCCGATCTCGGCTTGCCCCGACCCATTGTTTCCGTCCTTTCAAAGCAAGGGATCACCTCGCCGTTTCCCATCCAGGAGGCGGCGCTTCCTGATGCCTTAGCCGGAAAGGACATCCTCGGCCGCGGACCCACTGGTTCTGGCAAGACTTTTACCTTTGGTTTGCCGATCATTGCCCGCCTCGCCGGCTCCGGAGCATCCAAGCCAGCTCGCCCCCGCGCCTTGATTCTCGCACCGACGCGCGAATTGGCCATCCAGATTCAAGAACGCCTCGATGAACCTGCCAACTCCATGGGACTGCGCGTTCTCGCGGTGGTCGGTGGCGTCAACATCAACCATCATATTCGCCAGCTGGCGCGCCCGGTGGATATTTTGGTGGCCACTCCTGGCCGCGCACAGGACCTGGTCAATCAGAAGAAGCTTTCGCTTTCCGATGTTCGCCTCACCGCCCTCGATGAAGCCGACCAAATGGCAGATATGGGCTTCTTGCCGCAGGTCAAGAAGCTTTTAGACCTCACCCCACGTGATGCGCAGCGCCTGCTGTTTTCTGCCACCTTGGATGGCGATGTCAACAAGTTAGTTGACCGCTTCATGCATAACCCCGTCACGCATTCCACCGCGCCTGTTCAAGCTGCGGTCGATACAATGAAGCACTATCTCTTTTATGTCGGCGAGCGCGAGGATCGCAATAAGGTAGTCATCCGCATCGGTGCTCGCGATGGCAAGACCATCATGTTCATGCGCACTAAGCACGGCGTGGACCGACAAGCGAAAAAGCTTCGACGCGCTGGCATTTCCGCTATGGGTCTGCACGGCGATAAGGGACAAAACACTCGCAGCACCACTTTGCAGGGATTCGCCGATGGCAGCGTATCCGTACTGGTTGCCACCGATATTGCCGCCCGTGGCATCGACGTGCACGATGTGTCCTTGGTTGTCCACGTCGATCCGCCTGCCGAACACAAGGCGTATTTGCACCGCGCGGGACGGACCGCGCGCGCCGGCGAATCAGGCACCGTTGTCACCTTGGTAATGAATGAACAACGCGATGAAGTAGCAAAACTCATCGATAAAGCTGGCGTGGATGCTCAAACCGTCGATATCTCCACCGACGCCAGCCCCGCGTATAACCGCACCCTGGCACAAATCACCGGAGCCCAAGCGGCTACTGGAATTCCAGTTCCTGAACCCGGGGCGCAGCCTGCTAAAAAGCCGGCAGCGCCGAATAAGCAGACCAGACAGACTCAAGCCAACAAGCGCAGCTCGTCCTCGCGAAACGGTCAAAAGCGCGGCAGGGGTGCATCGACAAGCAATAAGCCTTCCCGCTCTACCAACTCCCGACGTCGCTCACAATAA
- the gndA gene encoding NADP-dependent phosphogluconate dehydrogenase → MSQSTDKAHIGVVGLAVMGSNLARNFARNGNTVAVYNRSPERTRALIEDHGSEGNFIASETVEEFVASLERPRKAIIMVQAGAATDAVINQLADAMEDGDIIIDGGNALYTDTIRREKEMAERNRHFVGAGISGGEEGALNGPSIMPGGPAESWKTLGPILESIAAVVDGVPCVTHIGPDGAGHFVKMVHNGIEYADMQVIGEAYQLLRYGAGMEPAEIAEVFKEWNSGDLDSYLIEITAEVLATTDPDTGKPLVDVILDAAGQKGTGRWTGISGLEFGIPITAIVEAVFARALSSSANQRQAAQEGELPAGSAVDFDALGTTREDFVEDVRRALYASKLIAYSQGFDLIKAGSDEHNWDVDPRDLATIWRGGCIIRAKFLDRIREAYDTNPQLPALILDPYFKGELSDLIDPWRRVVIAATQLGLPAPVFASSLSYYDSLRAQRLPAALVQGQRDFFGAHTFKRVDKEGTFHIEWSADRSLTQMN, encoded by the coding sequence ATGAGTCAATCTACTGATAAAGCACACATTGGTGTTGTCGGTTTGGCAGTTATGGGCAGCAACTTAGCTCGTAACTTTGCCCGCAATGGCAATACCGTCGCCGTCTATAACCGCAGCCCGGAACGCACCCGCGCCCTCATCGAGGATCACGGTTCGGAAGGCAATTTCATTGCTTCGGAAACGGTTGAGGAATTCGTCGCGTCCTTGGAACGCCCACGCAAGGCCATCATCATGGTCCAGGCGGGTGCTGCGACCGATGCGGTCATCAACCAGCTCGCAGATGCGATGGAAGATGGCGACATCATCATCGACGGCGGCAATGCGCTCTACACCGACACCATTCGTCGTGAAAAGGAGATGGCGGAGCGTAACCGTCACTTCGTCGGCGCTGGTATCTCCGGTGGTGAAGAAGGTGCACTCAACGGCCCGTCCATCATGCCTGGCGGTCCTGCTGAGTCGTGGAAGACTTTGGGCCCTATCTTGGAGTCGATTGCCGCAGTTGTGGACGGTGTCCCCTGTGTAACCCACATCGGTCCCGATGGCGCTGGCCACTTCGTCAAGATGGTGCACAACGGCATCGAGTACGCCGACATGCAGGTCATCGGTGAGGCTTACCAGCTGCTGCGCTACGGCGCGGGCATGGAACCAGCGGAAATCGCTGAGGTGTTCAAGGAATGGAACTCTGGCGACTTGGATTCCTACCTCATTGAAATCACCGCAGAAGTTCTTGCCACTACGGATCCAGACACTGGTAAGCCGCTTGTCGATGTCATCTTAGACGCTGCGGGCCAAAAAGGCACCGGCCGATGGACGGGCATTAGCGGTCTAGAATTCGGTATCCCGATCACCGCAATCGTTGAAGCTGTCTTTGCGCGTGCTTTGTCTTCTTCTGCTAACCAGCGCCAGGCTGCGCAGGAAGGCGAATTACCAGCAGGTTCCGCTGTTGATTTCGATGCGCTGGGTACTACCCGCGAGGACTTTGTCGAAGACGTCCGCCGCGCACTTTATGCTTCCAAGCTGATTGCTTACTCCCAGGGCTTTGACCTCATCAAGGCTGGTTCTGACGAGCACAACTGGGATGTTGACCCACGCGATCTCGCGACCATTTGGCGCGGCGGCTGCATCATCCGTGCGAAATTCCTGGATCGTATTCGCGAAGCTTATGACACCAATCCGCAGCTGCCGGCTTTGATTTTGGATCCTTACTTCAAGGGTGAGCTTTCCGATCTCATCGATCCATGGCGTCGCGTTGTCATCGCCGCTACCCAACTAGGTTTGCCAGCACCTGTATTTGCGTCCTCGCTCTCCTACTACGATTCCCTGCGTGCACAGCGCCTGCCAGCCGCTCTGGTCCAGGGACAGCGTGATTTCTTCGGTGCGCACACCTTCAAGCGCGTCGATAAGGAAGGCACTTTCCACATCGAGTGGTCTGCGGACCGCTCACTTACCCAGATGAATTAA
- a CDS encoding PaaI family thioesterase, producing the protein MSTPKQTKEIRAQLDELLKAAHERPLNSQELLMINENTIGLDAVLGLRYTHISRGEVRAMVRVNPTLLQPWGLVNGGVFSSIAESVGSLAGVVMAGEVVVGVNNNTDFIKSVTQGIIEARATPIQAGRRSQIWNIELHHEGKLVALSKLRTMTLG; encoded by the coding sequence ATGAGCACCCCGAAGCAGACGAAGGAAATCCGCGCGCAACTCGATGAGCTGCTAAAAGCCGCACATGAGCGGCCCTTGAATTCGCAAGAGTTGTTGATGATCAATGAAAATACCATCGGCTTAGATGCGGTTTTAGGTCTTCGTTATACTCACATCTCCCGTGGCGAGGTGCGCGCGATGGTGCGCGTTAACCCGACGCTGTTGCAGCCGTGGGGCTTGGTCAACGGCGGAGTGTTTAGCTCTATTGCAGAATCCGTGGGCTCCTTGGCCGGGGTCGTCATGGCTGGGGAAGTAGTCGTGGGGGTCAATAACAACACCGACTTCATTAAATCGGTCACCCAGGGCATCATCGAGGCGCGCGCAACGCCGATTCAGGCCGGGCGCCGCAGCCAGATTTGGAATATTGAACTGCACCACGAAGGCAAACTCGTTGCCCTCTCCAAGCTGCGCACGATGACGCTTGGGTGA
- the corA gene encoding magnesium/cobalt transporter CorA: protein MPAVPSPFRPRKPKVEPPSPSKVKVPVERAIEHCRVFVDGEALPGEFTPHSALDTVAEYKRGFVWVGLVEPVEHQMTSIAEQFGIHELIVEDAVVAHQRPKLERYDDQLFVVARSVNYRDSDEVKDRRDVISTGEVQMIMGKNFLITVCHKAKLPNLAYTVADDQSLVEIGPVAMVWKILDMLVDRYSEISALLAIEVDDIEEEVFEPGAKFDVNRIYLYKREILEMKHAIEPLSAALKSLVENHKDLIDKQIRSYLRDVNDHQSVVKDHIQSFDERLSSLLDVSVAKVSMQQNTDMRTISAVVGMAAVPTLIAGIYGMNFDNMPELHAEYGYYASIAFMVVTVAVIFWWFRKNNWL from the coding sequence ATGCCCGCTGTACCGTCGCCCTTTAGGCCACGCAAGCCGAAGGTGGAGCCTCCCTCACCTTCGAAAGTAAAAGTTCCCGTAGAACGCGCCATCGAGCACTGCCGTGTCTTTGTTGACGGCGAAGCCCTTCCGGGTGAATTCACGCCACATTCTGCTTTAGACACAGTCGCCGAATACAAGCGCGGCTTCGTATGGGTGGGATTGGTGGAGCCAGTAGAGCACCAAATGACCAGCATTGCAGAGCAGTTCGGCATTCATGAGCTGATCGTGGAAGATGCCGTCGTCGCTCACCAGCGGCCTAAGCTGGAACGCTATGACGATCAACTCTTTGTTGTCGCACGCTCGGTAAACTACCGCGACTCTGATGAGGTCAAAGACCGCCGTGACGTCATCTCCACCGGTGAGGTGCAAATGATCATGGGCAAAAACTTCCTGATTACCGTCTGTCACAAGGCAAAGCTGCCCAACTTGGCATACACGGTTGCCGATGATCAGTCATTGGTGGAAATTGGTCCCGTTGCCATGGTGTGGAAGATCTTGGACATGCTCGTTGACCGTTACTCGGAGATTTCTGCACTTCTTGCTATCGAAGTCGATGACATCGAAGAAGAAGTCTTTGAACCGGGCGCCAAATTCGATGTCAACCGCATCTACCTCTACAAGCGTGAGATCTTGGAGATGAAGCATGCCATTGAGCCGCTATCTGCGGCTTTGAAGTCGTTAGTGGAAAACCACAAGGATCTCATCGACAAGCAAATCCGCTCCTACCTGCGCGATGTCAACGATCACCAGTCTGTGGTCAAAGACCATATCCAAAGCTTTGATGAGCGGCTATCTTCGCTACTCGATGTCTCCGTCGCCAAGGTTTCCATGCAGCAAAATACCGACATGCGCACCATTTCTGCGGTCGTCGGTATGGCGGCAGTGCCGACGCTTATCGCCGGTATTTACGGCATGAACTTCGATAACATGCCCGAGCTACATGCCGAATATGGCTACTACGCCTCCATTGCTTTCATGGTGGTCACCGTCGCCGTTATTTTCTGGTGGTTCCGCAAAAACAACTGGTTGTAG
- a CDS encoding class I SAM-dependent methyltransferase yields the protein MATWKEITDADPSHSHNYARRWKVLEAEGKDIYGEARTADAMLERGSKVLDAGCGTGRIGGYLARQGHDVLGMDIDPILIDYAREEHPDVRWEVGDLSHDEIPDNGFDFAISAGNVMGFLAPEGREGALRNIFNALEPGGRFLVGFGEGRGWTFEEFFNLVEKVGFRIDFKFSSWDLNSYSANSTFLVAVLSRPGSSLLG from the coding sequence ATGGCTACTTGGAAAGAAATCACGGACGCAGATCCCTCGCACTCGCATAACTACGCTCGTCGCTGGAAGGTGCTTGAGGCAGAGGGTAAAGATATTTACGGTGAAGCGCGAACCGCCGATGCCATGTTGGAGCGCGGTTCCAAGGTACTGGACGCCGGCTGCGGCACGGGCCGAATCGGGGGCTATTTAGCACGCCAAGGCCATGACGTGCTCGGCATGGACATAGACCCGATCTTGATTGATTATGCGCGTGAAGAGCATCCTGACGTGCGTTGGGAAGTTGGAGACCTCTCCCACGATGAAATCCCTGACAACGGCTTTGACTTCGCAATCTCCGCGGGAAATGTCATGGGCTTTTTGGCACCTGAGGGCCGCGAAGGCGCCCTGCGCAATATCTTTAATGCGCTAGAGCCCGGTGGGCGCTTCCTCGTCGGCTTTGGCGAAGGCCGCGGTTGGACCTTCGAGGAATTTTTCAACCTGGTAGAAAAGGTTGGCTTCCGCATCGACTTCAAGTTCTCTTCCTGGGACTTGAATTCCTATAGCGCCAATTCCACCTTCCTCGTCGCGGTCTTATCGCGCCCAGGCAGCTCCTTGCTCGGCTAA
- a CDS encoding NAD(P)/FAD-dependent oxidoreductase produces the protein MTDAPFRPNGGRHHVVIVGAGMGGLAAAQKLKGENVDITLIDKKNHHLFQPMLYQVATGMISAGEIAPSTRQLLRNQDNANFVNAEVTDIDIKSQTVTAVNDEFTRVFEYDSLILASGSGQSYFGNDHFAEFAPGMKSLDDALELRSRIISAFEKAELTDDPKERERLLTFIIVGAGPTGVELTGQIAELANRTLTDVYSNFSTSSAKIYLLDGAPQVLPPFGKRLGRKSQRALEKLGVDVRLNAMVTDVNEESVTYKNMKDDSEHTLTGAIKIWSAGVAASPLARLVGEQAGVEVDRAGRVSTNEDLTVGEYSNVYAIGDLMGLNRLPGLAQVAMQGGAHAAKLIAAKVDEESTSNETEAFDYFDKGTMAIISRGYAIVKMGKTEITGFVGWLAWLGLHLMYLQGFRNRLVAVVNWAQNFFTRSRSNIEITKQQAYARNIIDNASKQEVK, from the coding sequence ATGACTGATGCTCCATTTCGTCCAAACGGTGGCCGTCACCACGTTGTAATCGTCGGTGCGGGCATGGGCGGCCTCGCTGCTGCACAAAAGCTCAAGGGTGAGAACGTTGATATCACCTTGATCGACAAGAAGAACCACCACTTGTTCCAGCCAATGCTGTACCAGGTAGCCACCGGCATGATTTCTGCTGGCGAAATTGCTCCTTCCACTCGTCAGCTCTTGCGCAACCAGGACAACGCGAACTTCGTTAACGCTGAAGTAACCGACATTGATATCAAGTCCCAGACCGTGACTGCAGTCAATGACGAGTTCACCCGCGTCTTCGAGTACGACTCTTTGATCCTGGCTTCCGGCTCCGGTCAGTCCTACTTCGGCAATGACCACTTTGCTGAGTTTGCGCCTGGCATGAAGTCTTTGGACGACGCTTTGGAGCTACGCTCCCGCATCATTTCGGCGTTCGAAAAGGCCGAGCTTACCGATGACCCTAAGGAGCGTGAGCGCCTTTTGACCTTCATCATCGTCGGTGCTGGCCCAACCGGTGTGGAGCTGACCGGTCAGATCGCTGAGTTGGCAAACCGCACCTTGACGGATGTCTACTCCAACTTCTCTACCTCTTCCGCGAAGATCTACCTGCTGGATGGCGCACCACAGGTGCTGCCACCATTCGGTAAGCGTTTGGGACGCAAGTCCCAGCGTGCCTTGGAGAAGCTGGGCGTAGATGTACGCCTCAACGCGATGGTTACCGATGTCAATGAAGAGTCCGTCACCTACAAGAACATGAAGGACGACTCGGAGCACACTCTGACCGGTGCTATCAAGATCTGGTCCGCGGGTGTTGCTGCTTCCCCACTGGCTCGCTTGGTTGGCGAGCAGGCTGGTGTCGAGGTTGACCGCGCGGGTCGCGTCTCCACCAACGAAGACCTCACCGTGGGCGAGTACTCCAATGTCTACGCTATTGGTGACCTCATGGGTCTGAACCGTCTGCCTGGTCTGGCGCAGGTTGCTATGCAGGGTGGCGCTCACGCTGCGAAGCTGATTGCTGCCAAGGTTGACGAAGAGTCGACCTCCAATGAAACCGAAGCTTTTGACTACTTCGACAAGGGCACCATGGCGATCATCTCCCGTGGCTATGCCATCGTGAAGATGGGCAAGACCGAAATCACCGGCTTCGTCGGCTGGTTGGCATGGTTGGGTCTGCACCTGATGTACCTGCAGGGCTTCCGCAACCGACTTGTCGCTGTTGTTAACTGGGCACAGAACTTCTTCACCCGTTCCCGCAGCAACATCGAAATCACCAAGCAGCAGGCATATGCCCGCAACATCATTGATAATGCTTCGAAGCAGGAAGTGAAGTAA
- a CDS encoding class I SAM-dependent methyltransferase — translation MALDQHLSSIDAEQWPGIATYPSGILTKVRARKAEAEFAKACSQAGLSLVEDPDLVVHHDALFARIAHSGWLGVAESYMAGEWSTPDSATLVKVLTRLLKVDYSPATKAVEISESFGGELPGDLVSLYSGDGLSHHGGLFTSGVHTTVRQSWPSYTRGPGAKKPHFVDVTTMYEPDDTVDREDLGDAQRRWAQKLCDLTKTGVGSHMLVYPASGSQVGVQAATRRATVDIASADDAHLKYLHEQLVLEGVEDSVACIALAKGIPNRTELRSRYEAIVSIEKLEALSPKQRQVFIEALGRLLVGTGRAVLQSLVSTEHMTKAARSAMQPLRAYIWPGMELPSVDDVHKLVERHSGLRIVEQIHLGAHYQASLQHERSFFDGRLREAAAAGFDQVFRRLWTYQFALREALLALEMVDSVAFAAMHRHRGGKR, via the coding sequence ATGGCCCTAGACCAACACTTGTCCAGCATTGACGCTGAACAATGGCCTGGAATAGCTACATATCCAAGTGGAATTTTAACTAAAGTAAGGGCCCGGAAGGCAGAAGCGGAATTCGCAAAAGCCTGCTCACAGGCAGGTCTTTCCTTGGTCGAAGATCCTGACTTAGTGGTCCACCATGACGCTCTATTTGCGCGCATCGCCCACAGTGGTTGGTTGGGAGTCGCTGAGTCTTATATGGCTGGGGAGTGGTCTACACCGGATTCTGCGACTTTGGTAAAAGTTCTCACACGGCTGCTGAAAGTAGACTACAGCCCTGCTACGAAAGCCGTTGAGATCTCAGAATCTTTCGGTGGGGAACTCCCCGGCGACTTGGTCAGCCTGTATTCCGGCGACGGCTTGAGTCATCACGGCGGACTCTTTACGTCCGGTGTGCACACCACGGTGCGGCAGTCCTGGCCGTCTTATACCCGCGGTCCAGGGGCGAAAAAGCCCCACTTCGTTGATGTCACCACGATGTACGAGCCCGATGACACCGTAGACCGGGAGGACCTCGGCGATGCACAACGGCGGTGGGCTCAAAAACTCTGCGACCTGACGAAAACAGGCGTGGGTTCCCACATGCTGGTTTATCCTGCCTCAGGTTCCCAGGTTGGCGTACAGGCCGCCACACGACGTGCCACGGTTGATATCGCCTCGGCTGACGATGCCCACTTAAAGTACCTGCACGAGCAATTGGTCTTAGAGGGCGTGGAAGATTCCGTTGCTTGCATAGCGCTTGCCAAGGGTATTCCTAATCGCACCGAGCTGCGTAGTCGTTATGAGGCGATTGTGAGCATCGAAAAGCTTGAAGCTTTAAGCCCCAAGCAACGGCAAGTCTTTATCGAAGCCCTCGGAAGGTTATTGGTCGGCACTGGACGTGCAGTCTTGCAATCTTTGGTTTCCACAGAGCACATGACCAAAGCCGCGCGTTCTGCGATGCAACCTTTGCGCGCTTATATCTGGCCAGGCATGGAGCTGCCGAGCGTCGACGATGTCCATAAACTAGTTGAGCGTCATTCCGGGCTGCGAATCGTGGAACAAATCCACTTAGGCGCTCACTACCAGGCATCCTTGCAGCATGAGCGTTCCTTTTTTGACGGGCGATTGCGTGAGGCTGCCGCTGCTGGCTTCGATCAAGTCTTCCGCCGCTTATGGACATATCAATTCGCCCTGCGTGAAGCGCTGCTGGCTTTAGAGATGGTCGATTCCGTGGCGTTTGCCGCAATGCATCGTCACCGCGGCGGAAAGCGCTAA
- a CDS encoding SRPBCC domain-containing protein yields the protein MSVQRASQSLGGANAVALVDARDALDVENFEPTGDIEETDNGRQIVISRELPQAPKVVWGYLADAARISRWFGHCHTMDNPSHMTMVSEEIQSTYDVNIAESMPPHFLHLEVNDHQGHDLNLRFYLAEENGQTYLEFHHSVEGVEDQVGLIAPKWELILDRLEIALDGGDINDVCLANYSCQIAHYSDAGAAHH from the coding sequence GTGTCTGTACAGCGTGCTTCGCAGAGCTTGGGTGGCGCAAACGCCGTAGCCCTCGTGGATGCAAGGGATGCACTCGATGTCGAGAACTTCGAGCCAACCGGTGATATCGAAGAAACTGACAACGGCCGTCAGATCGTTATTTCGCGTGAGCTGCCGCAAGCTCCGAAGGTCGTGTGGGGCTACTTGGCTGATGCTGCACGCATCTCCCGGTGGTTTGGGCATTGCCACACCATGGACAACCCTTCACACATGACCATGGTCTCTGAAGAAATCCAGTCCACCTATGACGTCAACATCGCAGAATCCATGCCTCCGCATTTTCTGCACTTGGAAGTCAACGACCACCAGGGGCACGATCTCAACCTGCGTTTCTACCTAGCGGAAGAAAATGGTCAGACCTACCTGGAGTTCCACCACAGCGTGGAGGGCGTCGAGGACCAGGTTGGCCTGATCGCTCCGAAGTGGGAATTGATTCTGGACCGCCTCGAAATCGCTCTTGATGGCGGCGATATCAACGATGTGTGCCTGGCTAATTACTCCTGCCAAATCGCTCACTACAGCGACGCTGGAGCAGCCCACCACTAA
- a CDS encoding MFS transporter, with product MTTSVFQDGNTPPDGATAPKLTSKDRRRVAFASTIGTTIEFYDFYIYATAAVAVFPLLFFPATEDPTVALLQSFATFGLAFVARPLGSIIFSHFGDRIGRKATLVGALLTMGIATFIIGLLPTYATAGIIAPGLLALMRFCQGLGLGGEWSGAALLASETAEDGKRASAAMWPQFGAPFGFFLANGLFLILVSALGYTRGDTSGPFMEWGWRIPFLASAVMVLIGLYVRLKLEETPVFQNAVDQGKKVKAPVTEVFKVAGKPMVIGTFVMVGCYTLFYLVTTWILSFGIGDPSKGLGLGIPYTDFLQLQLVSIFAFIAGIPVSSILADKYGRKPILAIVSALIIVFGFTFTQFLAIDAATEASVLVFLTIGMFLMGLIFGPMSAVLPELFPTNVRYTGSGISYNVSSILGAAIAPFIATWLVAEVGVHAVGIYLAIISAISLIAVLCMKELSKQDLNEV from the coding sequence ATGACTACTTCTGTTTTCCAAGACGGCAATACGCCACCGGATGGCGCAACCGCACCGAAGCTGACTAGCAAGGACCGTCGTCGCGTGGCCTTTGCCTCGACCATCGGCACGACGATCGAGTTTTATGACTTCTACATCTACGCCACGGCGGCTGTAGCGGTCTTCCCATTACTCTTCTTCCCCGCTACTGAGGATCCAACAGTAGCGCTGCTGCAGTCTTTTGCTACCTTTGGTTTGGCCTTCGTGGCACGCCCCCTGGGCTCAATCATCTTTAGCCACTTCGGCGACCGCATCGGCCGCAAGGCAACCTTGGTGGGCGCATTGCTGACAATGGGTATTGCTACCTTCATCATTGGCCTGCTGCCAACTTATGCCACTGCGGGAATTATCGCACCAGGGCTTCTGGCACTGATGCGCTTTTGCCAGGGTCTCGGCCTAGGTGGTGAATGGTCAGGCGCTGCCCTGCTGGCGTCTGAAACCGCTGAGGATGGCAAGCGTGCATCGGCAGCCATGTGGCCACAGTTCGGTGCGCCATTCGGCTTCTTCCTTGCTAATGGCCTGTTTTTGATTCTGGTTTCCGCGCTGGGTTACACCCGCGGCGACACCAGTGGCCCTTTCATGGAATGGGGCTGGCGCATTCCATTCTTGGCTTCCGCAGTCATGGTGCTTATCGGTTTGTACGTGCGCTTGAAGCTGGAGGAAACCCCGGTCTTCCAAAATGCCGTCGACCAGGGCAAGAAGGTTAAAGCACCTGTCACTGAGGTATTCAAGGTTGCTGGCAAGCCAATGGTAATTGGCACCTTCGTCATGGTGGGCTGCTACACCTTGTTCTACTTAGTCACCACGTGGATTCTTTCCTTCGGTATTGGCGATCCTTCTAAGGGCCTTGGCCTGGGCATCCCATACACCGACTTCCTGCAGCTGCAGCTGGTCTCCATCTTCGCGTTTATCGCAGGTATTCCAGTTTCTTCCATCCTCGCAGATAAGTACGGCCGCAAGCCGATTTTGGCAATTGTCTCGGCTTTGATCATCGTCTTTGGCTTTACCTTCACCCAATTCTTGGCCATTGATGCGGCGACAGAAGCATCCGTACTAGTCTTCTTGACCATCGGCATGTTCTTGATGGGTCTTATCTTTGGCCCAATGTCCGCTGTCTTGCCTGAGCTCTTCCCTACTAACGTGCGCTACACGGGCTCTGGTATTTCCTACAACGTCTCTTCCATCTTGGGCGCTGCGATTGCACCGTTTATTGCCACCTGGCTGGTCGCTGAAGTCGGCGTTCACGCAGTCGGTATCTACTTGGCGATCATCTCCGCAATCTCCTTGATTGCAGTGCTATGCATGAAGGAATTGTCGAAGCAAGATCTTAACGAGGTTTAA
- a CDS encoding YceI family protein, whose product MLKKIFYNRKIMVPIFIVIIVGLTLVALVPMFYSIFTGPGVTTEPINAEKTKPASTEVDGNWEVVAGNPNNSTSVGFTFAEILPAEQTVTSGSTNDVTGQAEISEQTIESALITVIMDGLTTDKKVRDENMKTKLFETSEFPESTFELAEPVDISAVPEDGSLADVELTGDLTIKGETKSVTETFQVARDGETILLGGNIPINRLDFNVITPDMIAAKIDEEGTVDIRLTMKKIDN is encoded by the coding sequence ATGTTGAAAAAGATTTTCTACAACCGCAAGATCATGGTTCCAATTTTTATTGTGATCATCGTTGGTCTCACGCTTGTAGCCCTGGTCCCGATGTTCTACTCAATCTTTACCGGCCCCGGAGTAACCACCGAGCCGATCAACGCGGAGAAAACCAAGCCTGCGTCCACTGAAGTCGACGGCAACTGGGAAGTTGTTGCAGGTAATCCTAATAATTCCACCTCAGTCGGCTTTACCTTCGCAGAAATTTTGCCAGCTGAACAAACTGTTACTTCCGGCTCAACCAATGATGTTACCGGTCAGGCAGAAATTTCTGAACAGACCATTGAATCAGCGCTGATTACCGTCATCATGGATGGTCTTACCACGGACAAGAAGGTTCGTGATGAGAACATGAAGACTAAGCTGTTCGAGACTTCCGAGTTCCCAGAGTCCACCTTTGAGCTCGCCGAGCCCGTCGACATCAGCGCAGTACCTGAAGACGGCAGCCTCGCCGATGTTGAACTCACCGGAGATCTCACCATCAAGGGTGAAACCAAGTCCGTGACGGAAACCTTCCAGGTCGCACGCGACGGCGAGACCATCTTGCTCGGCGGCAATATTCCAATTAACCGCCTGGACTTCAACGTGATCACGCCAGACATGATTGCAGCAAAGATCGATGAAGAAGGCACCGTAGATATTCGCCTGACTATGAAGAAGATCGATAACTAA
- a CDS encoding RNA polymerase-binding protein RbpA, whose translation MADRVLRGSRMGAVSYETDRDHDLAPRQMVKYRTAAGEIYEVPFAHDAEVPEEWLCKNGSWGTLVEGEGVESKPVKPPRTHWDMLRERRSIEELDELLEQRIDALRKRRRSAARMLKEQQEEQAKNA comes from the coding sequence ATGGCAGATCGCGTACTCCGTGGCAGCCGAATGGGCGCAGTTAGCTACGAAACCGACCGCGACCACGATCTCGCACCACGCCAGATGGTCAAGTACCGCACGGCAGCGGGCGAGATCTATGAGGTTCCTTTCGCACACGACGCAGAAGTACCCGAAGAGTGGCTGTGCAAGAACGGCTCATGGGGAACCTTGGTAGAAGGCGAAGGCGTGGAATCCAAGCCCGTTAAGCCTCCACGTACTCACTGGGACATGCTGCGTGAACGTCGCTCTATCGAGGAGCTTGATGAGTTGCTAGAGCAGCGCATCGACGCTTTGCGCAAGCGTCGCCGTTCGGCTGCTCGCATGCTGAAGGAACAGCAGGAAGAACAAGCTAAGAACGCTTAG